In Mycobacteriales bacterium, the DNA window GACCCCGATCTGGTCGCCGCGCCTGAGATCGGCCTCCTGGGCGCGCGCGGAGAGCAGCACGACCTTGATGTGCTCGCGCTTGGGGTCGCTGCGCAGGCGCTGCGCGGTCTCCCACCCGTCGAGGCCCGGCATCATGACGTCGAGGGTGACGACGTCGGGTGCGACCTCGTCGATCGTGGCGAGACACTCCTCGCCATCAGCGGCGGTGAACACCTCGAAGCCCTCCAGCTCGAGGTTGACGCTGATGAGCTGGCGGATGACGTCGTCGTCGTCCACGACGAGCACTCGCGGGGGCCGGCTCATGATCGGCAGGCTATCCGCCCCGACGCCCTCGGG includes these proteins:
- a CDS encoding response regulator, translating into MSRPPRVLVVDDDDVIRQLISVNLELEGFEVFTAADGEECLATIDEVAPDVVTLDVMMPGLDGWETAQRLRSDPKREHIKVVLLSARAQEADLRRGDQIGVDAYLTKPFDPDDLVSTVRRLAEEDAE